The following is a genomic window from Actinomadura sp. WMMB 499.
CGTATCGCTGATGACCTGACGTGACGATCGAGAGGGGTGCGGCGTGTCCTCGCAGAATGTTCCCCGCGCGACATGGCGCAAGAGCAGCCGCAGCAACGGGGCGGGCGGTGCTTGTGTAGAGGTTGCCTCCCTCGAGACCCGCGTCGGTATTCGAGACAGCAAGGCCCCGGATGCCGGGCACCTCACGCTCGGCCCCGACATCTGGGCCGCGTTCATGGCCGAAGCACGGAACGGCCGTTTCGACC
Proteins encoded in this region:
- a CDS encoding DUF397 domain-containing protein produces the protein MSSQNVPRATWRKSSRSNGAGGACVEVASLETRVGIRDSKAPDAGHLTLGPDIWAAFMAEARNGRFDLP